A part of Cannabis sativa cultivar Pink pepper isolate KNU-18-1 chromosome 6, ASM2916894v1, whole genome shotgun sequence genomic DNA contains:
- the LOC115694878 gene encoding mitogen-activated protein kinase kinase kinase 20-like, giving the protein MIMKKRGREEKEKNSLGKKQRSIYRRDEEWGWMRGKLLGVGGYGSVSEAIIPGEARSRPPQFKDFPSLLAVKSAHPGSSYADLIMEKVVYTSLGSSPHILKFYGHDHTFSEEHDGNYGGIIYNLFLENALGGSLSGLIERTKVGLLESQARVHTRSILKGLELIHHKGFVHCDIKPSNILMVHCDDDNPHGVDGLVAKIADFGLSKRSNDDFEKRVRGTSLYLSPESVCEETQDQASDIWALGCVVLEMLTGSTPWDVNLGQEELFSKISTETPSLPSYLTSTAQDFLLECFTRDPNQRPSAQMLLNHSFAMKWEEDSEEEDPEEEDSEEEDPKEDPKDDLVKDPEEEEDPEEDPEEDPDEDPEEDPKEENPKEDPEEDPEEDPEEDPEEDPEEDPEEDPEEDPVEDRDPKEEDPKEDPEEDLEEDPEEDPEEDSEEDPEEDPEEDSEEDPEEDPEEDPEEDPEES; this is encoded by the coding sequence ATGATTATgaagaagagaggaagagaagaaaaagaaaagaattcgTTAGGAAAGAAACAAAGAAGCATATATAGAAGAGATGAAGAATGGGGATGGATGAGGGGTAAATTGTTGGGAGTTGGAGGTTATGGCTCTGTTTCCGAAGCGATTATCCCTGGCGAAGCTCGTTCTAGACCACCACAATTTAAAGACTTCCCGTCACTTTTGGCTGTAAAATCTGCTCATCCAGGTTCTTCTTATGCCGACCTCATAATGGAAAAGGTTGTTTATACGTCTTTGGGGTCCAGTCCTCACATCCTCAAGTTCTACGGCCACGATCATACATTTTCTGAAGAACATGATGGAAACTATGGCGGAATCATTTATAACCTGTTTTTGGAGAATGCCTTGGGTGGATCATTGAGTGGTTTGATCGAGAGAACAAAGGTTGGGTTGCTTGAGTCTCAAGCAAGAGTACACACTCGCTCTATTCTTAAAGGATTGGAGTTGATACACCATAAGGGTTTTGTCCACTGCGATATAAAACCATCCAACATTTTGATGGTTCATTGTGATGATGATAATCCTCATGGTGTGGATGGTTTGGTTGCCAAAATTGCTGATTTTGGTCTCTCTAAGAGAAGTAATGATGATTTTGAGAAACGAGTGAGAGGTACTTCGTTGTATCTGTCTCCAGAGAGTGTTTGCGAAGAAACTCAAGACCAGGCCTCTGACATTTGGGCTCTTGGGTGTGTTGTTCTTGAGATGTTGACTGGAAGTACGCCATGGGATGTAAATTTGGGGCAGGAAGAGCTGTTCAGCAAGATTTCTACTGAAACACCTTCTCTACCATCTTACCTTACTTCCACTGCTCAAGATTTTTTACTTGAGTGCTTCACCAGAGACCCCAATCAGAGACCTTCTGCTCAGATGTTGTTGAATCATTCGTTTGCTATGAAATGGGAAGAGGATTCCGAAGAAGAAGACCCAGAAGAAGAGGATTCTGAAGAAGAAGACCCAAAAGAAGATCCCAAAGACGACCTAGTAAAAGATCCCGAAGAAGAGGAAGATCCTGAAGAAGACCCAGAGGAAGATCCTGACGAAGACCCAGAAGAAGATCCCAAAGAAGAGAATCCTAAAGAAGACCCTGAAGAAGATCCCGAAGAAGACCCAGAGGAAGATCCTGAAGAAGACCCAGAGGAAGATCCTGAAGAAGACCCAGAGGAAGATCCTGTAGAAGATCGAGATCCCAAAGAAGAGGATCCTAAAGAAGACCCTGAAGAAGATCTCGAAGAAGACCCTGAAGAAGATCCCGAAGAAGACTCTGAAGAAGACCCTGAAGAAGATCCCGAAGAAGACTCTGAAGAAGACCCTGAAGAAGATCCCGAAGAAGACCCAGAGGAAGATCCCGAAGAATCCTGA
- the LOC133039048 gene encoding histidine--tRNA ligase, cytoplasmic-like codes for MNGITSFIAKVCRRDNPSKGRYHEFYQCDFDIAGQLKEWGQILTELLDELEIGKYEIKLNHLKLLDGMLEICGVPPGKFRTICSSIDKLDKQPFDQIKTEIVRISAHIFVLQFGFLHLFRGSSCHFSHMGFLICCYFHLYCFRFDLLIG; via the exons ATGAATGGCATAACATCCTTCATAGCAAAGGTTTGCAGAAGAGACAACCCATCTAAAGGAAGATATCATGAATTTTATCAATGTGATTTTGATATTGCTGGTCAATTGAAAGAATGGGGCCAGATTTTGACCGAATTACTGGATGAACTGGAAATCGGAAAATATGAG ATAAAATTGAATCATTTGAAGTTACTAGATGGAATGTTAGAAATTTGTGGAGTTCCCCCCGGCAAGTTTAGAACTATTTGTTCAAGCATTGACAAGTTAGACAAGCAACCTTTTGACCAGATTAAGACAGAAATAGTAAGGATTTCTGCACATATTTTTGTGTTGCAATTTGGTTTTTTGCACTTGTTTAGAGGATCATCATGCCATTTTTCTCACATGGGTTTTCTCATATGTTGTTACTTTCATTTATACTGCTTTCGGTTTGATCTGTTGATTGGTTGA
- the LOC115694882 gene encoding mitogen-activated protein kinase kinase kinase 20-like: MIMKKRGREEKEKNSLGKKQRSIYRRDEEWGWMRGKLLGVGGYGSVSEAIIPGEARSRPPQFKDFPSLLAVKSAHPGSSYADIIMEKVVYTSLGSSPHILKFYGHDHTFSEEHDGNYGGIIYNLFLENALGGSLSGLIERTKVGLLESQARVHTRSILKGLELIHHKGFVHCDIKPSNILMVHCDDDNPHGVDGLVAKIADFGLSKRSNDDFEKRVRGTSLYLSPESVCEETQEQASDIWALGCVVLEMLTGSTPWDVNLGQEELFSKISTETPSLPSYLTSTAQDFLLECFTRDPNQRPSAQMLLNHSFAMKWEEDSEEEDPEEEDSEEEDPKEDPKDDLVKDPEEEEDPEEDPEEDPDEDPEEDPKEENPKEDPEEDPEEDPEEDPEEDPEEDPEEDPEEDPVEDRDPKEEDPKEDPEEDLEEDPEEDPEEDSEEDPEEDPEEDSEEDSEEDPEEDPEEDPEES, from the coding sequence ATGATTATgaagaagagaggaagagaagaaaaagaaaagaattcgTTAGGAAAGAAACAAAGAAGCATATATAGAAGAGATGAAGAATGGGGATGGATGAGGGGTAAATTGTTGGGAGTTGGAGGTTATGGCTCTGTTTCCGAAGCGATTATCCCTGGCGAAGCTCGTTCTAGACCACCACAATTTAAAGACTTCCCGTCACTTTTGGCTGTAAAATCTGCTCATCCAGGTTCTTCTTATGCCGACATCATAATGGAAAAGGTTGTTTATACGTCTTTGGGGTCCAGTCCTCACATCCTCAAGTTCTACGGCCACGATCATACATTTTCTGAAGAACATGATGGAAACTATGGCGGAATCATTTATAACCTGTTTTTGGAGAATGCCTTGGGTGGATCATTGAGTGGTTTGATCGAGAGAACAAAGGTTGGGTTGCTTGAGTCTCAAGCAAGAGTACACACTCGCTCTATTCTTAAAGGATTGGAGTTGATACACCATAAGGGTTTTGTCCACTGCGATATAAAACCATCCAACATTTTGATGGTTCATTGTGATGATGATAATCCTCATGGTGTGGATGGTTTGGTTGCCAAAATTGCTGATTTTGGTCTCTCTAAGAGAAGTAATGATGATTTTGAGAAACGAGTGAGAGGTACTTCGTTGTATCTGTCTCCAGAGAGTGTTTGCGAAGAAACTCAAGAACAGGCCTCTGACATTTGGGCTCTTGGGTGTGTTGTTCTTGAGATGTTGACTGGAAGTACGCCATGGGATGTAAATTTGGGGCAGGAAGAGCTGTTCAGCAAGATTTCTACTGAAACACCTTCTCTACCATCTTACCTTACTTCCACTGCTCAAGATTTTTTACTTGAGTGCTTCACCAGAGACCCCAATCAGAGACCTTCTGCTCAGATGTTGTTGAATCATTCGTTTGCTATGAAATGGGAAGAGGATTCCGAAGAAGAAGACCCAGAAGAAGAGGATTCTGAAGAAGAAGACCCAAAAGAAGATCCCAAAGACGACCTAGTAAAAGATCCCGAAGAAGAGGAAGATCCTGAAGAAGACCCAGAGGAAGATCCTGACGAAGACCCAGAAGAAGATCCCAAAGAAGAGAATCCTAAAGAAGACCCTGAAGAAGATCCCGAAGAAGACCCAGAGGAAGATCCTGAAGAAGACCCAGAGGAAGATCCTGAAGAAGACCCAGAGGAAGATCCTGTAGAAGATCGAGATCCCAAAGAAGAGGATCCTAAAGAAGACCCTGAAGAAGATCTCGAAGAAGACCCTGAAGAAGATCCCGAAGAAGACTCTGAAGAAGACCCTGAAGAAGATCCCGAAGAAGACTCTGAAGAAGACTCTGAAGAAGATCCCGAAGAAGACCCAGAGGAAGATCCCGAAGAATCCTGA